From Malaya genurostris strain Urasoe2022 chromosome 2, Malgen_1.1, whole genome shotgun sequence:
CGAAAAATACCGGGAATGTAAATAGAAAAATATAGAAGGCTGAAGGCGAAAAACAGATTAGATAGAAGACGAAAATAACgaaacacagaaaaaataaaaattcgaaTTGAAAAAGTTCGTAAATGCATCAGGTAGTATAAAGAGTGAATAGTTCAATCGAAAATatacgaaaatatttttttagttttacgtCTACTTGTGATCGTGGTTCTATACACGGAGTGGCTCGTAGTAGAAGTAATACACTCTATATCAGAATCACTTATAATACTACAACAGAAATTGACAGAGACCAAAAAAGAAAGTTACAGAAAAGACAGATAACCGAGattagaaaaaaatcagaatttaGAAAACACTGAATACATGAAAAATTAGAACAAGAAGGGAGAAAAGAAGAAAATACAGTCCAAcgagaaaacaaaacaaaagaacAAGTGAGAGACATAGGGAAAAAACAGAAATCGAAATTAGATATTCAACAACAAAACATTCAAGACAGAAGGCAAAGACAAAACTGACGAGATAAAATATAAAACAACAGATATGAGTAGTAGATAGAAAGAGACAGAATAATGAAAATGGATAGTAAAACTGCAATAACAAAATGAATAtgtaaaataaaactgaaaactgtTGTTATATTGATGCGACAGAAATTAGAAGATCAAACCAAATGATAGAAGGCTAAAAGACAAACAGTATCAAAAACCAAATAATTGAAAGCAATAGAAGTcatcaaaaattaaaacagtttattCAAAGGGCAGAAACAACTGTCGATAGAAAGAACAGCaaatataaaaacaaacaaaatgtactaaaaaaatcagaaataaaTGCGATAAGACGAAATCGAACAGACAAAATATGAGAATAGATACATGGATGAAAAtggaaaatcaaacagaaataacagtaaatctgaattgctacccgtacgagccggtgttccgcagggttcgagtgtagctccaatcttgtataatattttcacttctgatcttccaaatctacccgttggttgtcagaaatcgctattctgtgacgacacaagtctgttggccacaggtagaaatctaagagtgatctgcagtcgcctacaaagaagcttaaatattttcagtgattatctgtcaaaatggaaaattaaaccaaatgcagcaaaaacgcaattaattatctttcctcacaagccaagagcttcttttcttaaaccaaacaataatcacattctcaaattgaatggcttggaattgacatggtctgatcaagctaaatacttaggtttaacgtatgacaaaaaactcactttctaggatcacattgaaggaatccaggcaaagtgtaataaatatattaaatgtttatatcctcttataaacagaaattctaagctctgtctaaaaaacaaattgttaatttataaacacattttcagaccagccatgctttatgcggtaccaatttggtcaagctgttgttccaccaggaagaaaacgcttcaaaggattcagaataaaattctgaaaatgattttgaagcgtcctccctggtttagtacaaatgagttacacagactcacaaatatagaaccattagatgtaatgtcacataatattataagcaaattccgacaaaaatcgatgcaatcttcaattgaatcgattcgctctctgtattagttagtaagttagtatataagttccttttccccattacacaatacaagtaggtttagaattttccctacacaaaaatctcagaattgcggaagcaaatgatgtcttcatggtaataaccaaatcatatatatatatataacagggctgaaaagtcaccacttgtggctgaacacccaatttaaatcttaataatttagttttaactcatattccaataaatagttatttaaaaaaaaaaaaaaaaaacagaaataacagatcggctgaaaagttcgtatcgtttctatgcgagggcgccactagaattaaatccataccattttcagttagtaccaaccttcaaaagatacgtgttgacagacagctgtctgattattagtttgtgagatattgcattttgagtgaagctacttttgttattgtgaaaaaaatggaaaaaaggaatttcgtgtgttgatgaaacactactttttgatgaaaaaaagtgccgccgataccaaaaaatggcttgatgagtgttatccagactctgcaccgggcgaagcaacaattcgaaagtggtttgcaaaatttcgtactggtcatatgagcaccgaagacgatgaacgcagtggacgtccaaaagaggctgttaccgatgaaaacgtgaaaaaatccacaaaatgattttcaattaccgtaaagtgaagttgatcgagatagctgacaccctaaagataataaaggaacgtgttggacatattattcacgaatatttggatatgagaaagctttgtgcaaaatgggtgccgcgtgagctcacaatcgatcaaaaacaacaacgaaaaaccatgctgaaattgaacgaattgggcttcgatttgctccctgatccaccgtattctccagatttggcccccagtgactttttcctgttctcagacctcaagagaatgctcgctggtgaaaaatttagaagcaatgaagaggtaatcgctgaaactaaggcctattttgaggcaaaggacaaatcgtactacaaaaatggtatcgaaaagttggtagATCGCTATAATCTCTGTATcgccgaattttggcaaaaaattgtgtgtttcttttaaacgatacgaacttttcagccgaactgttaacaaCTAGGGAATATAAAAGACAGAACAAATACTAACAAGCTGGAAGTAAGAAACGACTGAAATTAGTAGATTATAAGGATAGCAGGAAAAATTTCCAGAGAGAAAAGACAggcgaaaatgacaaaaataagataaaaacaaaagattAAAAGCAATGGCCGACGAAAAAGAATACAGTTATTAGAATAGGAAAAAACAAGGGAATAAGATACAAAAGAAGAACAGAAACAGGATAAATCTACAATCGAAAATATACAGGAATGAGTAATAGATACGAaagattgaaaaatgaaaatgacaaaacagaaacagtaaaaatgaaaatggaaaataagtgaaataaaataataaaaaatggaaTGTTGGAAAGATTGAGAATAGAAACGACAGAAATGAACAAAAACTAAAAGACAGGTaataaaaatggtaaaaaataaCTGTCGATGGAATGGGTGGATaacataaaaaagaaaaacaaacaaagaaaaaacagaatacACAAATAGGTATAAACAACAGAAAAAATCCGAATAGACAGAGTATGAGTAATAGATTAAAAAAGACAGAATGATGAAAATGGTTAGTAAAATTACAGTAACAAAATGAATATGTGAAAAAAGAAAGAGAAGTTGAATACGGAAAAGATGGAAAAAGAAACAACAGATATTAGATGATAGAAGGCAAAATAACAAAAAGTAccacaaaacaaaatattgaaagcaatagaagacatcaaacaagaaAATAATTCATTCAAAGCGCAGAAACAACTGTTGATAGAAAGaacagaaaatataaaaacatatataaatttaaaaaaataagacgAAAAgcaaatagaaaaaatatgagaACAGAAAAATAGATACAAGAAtgaaaatagaaaattaaacaGAAATAACAAACAGGGAATAGCAAAGACAGAACAAATACTGAAAAGATAGAAGAAGGAAAGGACTGAAATTAGAGTTCAAGAGAAAAAAGACAAAggcaaaaaatgacaaaaagaagataaaaacaaaagatcaaaaGCAACGACAGACAAAAAAGAAGAAATACAATAGACAGAGACAACCGGCGAAAGAAAAGATATACAGGAAAAAAACAGAGCAGGGTAAAACTGCAGTCGAAAGGCGAACATACAAAAATGAGTAACAAATACAAAAGATCGAAAAaagaaaatggaaaataaaaaaGGAACGTCGAAAGGTGTAATATTGCAAAAATTGAGAATTGGAACGTcagaaatgagaaaaaaaaatgaaaagacagttaatacaaatggtaAAAAACAACTGTCGATGGAAAGGGCGAATagcaaaaaaagaagaaaaacaaaaaaaccagaTGCAGAAATTGGTATTAACAACAGAAAAATCCAAATAGATTAATAATGAGTAATAgatgaaaaacagaaaaatgaaaatgtacagtaaaacaacaataacaaaatgAAAATGTCAAATAAATCTAACAAGGAAGAGAGGTTGAATACGGAAAAGAAGGAAAATGGAAACGACAGAAATTAGAAGATCAAAATGATAGAGGGCATaaatgataaaaagtagcaaaaatcaaataattgaAACAATATAAGCGATCAAAAACAGAAAGCAGCTCAGTCAAAGGGAAGAAACAAATGTCGATAGAAATAacggaaaatataaaaatatataaaaaatacgaaaaacagAGCTCAGAAATAGATAAAAATGGAGAAGAAAGCCGAATAGACAAAATATGAGTAACAGAAAACTAGATacaagaaagaaaacgaaaaatataACAGAAATGTCAAATACGGGACAGAACAAATACGGGAAAAAAGTAAACAGTCTCAATTTAGAAGATCAAAAAGGTAGAAAGCCTATGACACAgtagaaaaaattcaaatgaaaaaataaaaaacacaaCCAATAAAAGCTCTCATCTCACAAATTGATAATTTCATGTTTATAAACACATAAATATTAAAGCCATACTATTCGGATCTAGCAAATTGTGTTTTCAACAGGAAACTGCTGTCGCGCTAACTAACCGAACCAAACAAATGGAGCCAATAAAACAAATGTGTCCATACCATATCAACTAACCAAATCAAATTCCTATCAGTGTAACTAGGCGTAACTTCATCGTGATACTATAAAACTATGCCTGAACGGGTTCCGCTTGCATAGCCAATCAAACATGGTTAATAAACTAAGCTCAATTTTGGTTCTCGCATACGTTCTAGCGGTCAGAGCGGAAATCGCGGATATGAATAAGTTTCTGGTAATGTTAAGCAAAATCTGACAAGCATTTCCaaaataattaattgtttcATTGTAGAAGAGTACTGTTGAGCAGCACCATTATCCGGCAGAATTGCATCCGGTTGAAACCAGCGATGGTTACCGACTGACCATGGTTCGAATTCCTGCTCCTGGAAAACCTGTTCTCTTCCTGATGCATTCATTTCTCAGTTCGTCCGCAGAATATACCGTGTTGGGAACGAATGTTTCTCTTGCTTTCCAAGCATTCGATGAAGGATTCGATGTTTGGCTCGCCAATTCGCGAGGAAATATGTTTTCGCGGGCTCATCGTACCCTAGATCCGTCGGAACAAGACTTTTGGCGTTTTAGCTTCCACGAAGTGGGGATCTACGATCTACCAGCTATGATTGATTACGCATTGAATGCTACCGGAAAGAATAAGCTCCACTTCGTGGGACACTCGCAGGGTGCAGTGAGTTTTTTGGTGATGGCTTCGACAGTTCCTAAATATAATGCAAAAATCGCCAGTGCTCATTTAAATGCGCCGGTTGCATTTTGGTCAAGAAATGCGATCCCGTACAACGTTCTAGATTCGGAAGTAATCCCTGCAATTGAACTGATGGAGGAGGTTGGCTTCCTAGAGGTGGGCGGTCGGACTCAAACCAATGTGGTGGATTATGTGCGAGGTGCTCTTAGGAAAGGTTACATTGGAGAAGAACTTCTGCTGATGGGAGTTTGGATGCTATTCGGGGAGGATCAAGATGGTTTGGACCGCTCCAAAATGGAtgcaattttggaaatttttccaGCTGGTGGCTCAATCCGACAAGTGATTCACTTCACGCAGACGTACAGAGCGAAACGATTCTGTCAGTATGATTTCGGTGAGAAGCAGAATCTGGCCCAATATGGAAGTCCAAACCCACCGGATTATGCACTGGAGAACATCGGAGCACCCGTGGCTTTGTATTACGGACTGAATGACccgatggtggtggaagaggatCTGAACGAATTGGTGGCCAAATTGCCGAACATGATTTTGAAATACCTTCACCCGAATCCAAAATGGAACCATATCGATTTCAGTTTTGGACAAAATGGGTATGGCGTTCATCAAAAGGTTTTAAGTTTGGCTAAAAAGTACGAGTAATAAGACGTAAAAACTAAAGTAGAAGTAGAAAGCTTAATAAACTTACTTGTACTAAGATGTATGCAAGAAAATCATAGTTGGAGTTTTGAAATGTTTACCTGTAAAGATGAGAAGAGAAAATCAATTGTTAGTGAGAATTTTTAAAACTCAGTTTTTGGTTTAATATTCTAATTGTTTTCTAAAATGGTATGATAATGTGAAATGTTGGGAGTAGTTTTTAAATCGAAATTTCATTAAACTATTTAAAGTAACTTGCCGAATCCACTTTCCAAATACTTCACCAAGTTTCGTCTAAGCTATCCCGCCCACCTCACTGTTGCATTCACAACTGACTTCAATCAACACCTACTTAAATAGTGCAATTAGAGCCGCTCTGCAAATTATCCAATCAAACGTACACCACCTAGTTTCTCGTGGGCCATGCGGCGAAGAACCCAAACCGCGGGGTCGGCAAGTAACGGAAAATAGGAACAATTACCGCTATAGCACATTTGGCGGTCGTCTCCGGCCGGTCGTACAATTTCCAGTTAGCAGCTCTCTGAAGTTCGTTTTCTAATGGCGAATGCCACGCGGAGATGGGGGTTCGTGTAATGGCCGGCTGATCCAACACGAACTCGATCTCCTTAGAGCAACTGTAGCGGAATGGATGGGAAACCTTGGTCGGTATGGTCACTGCCAACATCAAGAACAACCGCGCCGGTATTTTAAAAGGGAACAGAGAAGCGCTGCAGCCTCAACCGTGAAGATCAAGTGGCAATCTCCGGCGGCCGAGCGCCGCCTGCGGGGAAGTGTATCATTTATCTGGTCAGCAGTTGAGGTCTCCCGTAAAAGGCCTCTCGTAGAAATGCATGCTTCGGTGTGACTCTCAAATGTCAAATACCTTGAAAACCCCCGTTGGGCTGCCCTTTCAATACCTAGCCTAAACCCTTTTCGGAATAACCTTGTcaacgaaagaagaaaaaaaaaacgagcaaACAACATCGTTATGAGGTGATGTGCACGCCATTTCGTCATCTCAACAATTGCAACAGAACGGTAAAGGCTTATTCCCTATCGACATCGCTGGTGATCGACAGGTAAACGATTTTTTGCGACTTCGGTAAAACAAGTGCGCTCCCGTTCTGCATTGCTTCCTTCCTCGCGCAAGCACGGATTAACAACCTTGACATTTCCTGCCGGATTCGCTGCTTATTATGCTGCCTGGCATTACCAGTCGAGCGCAACTACATTGTGTCAAGTTTCACACTCTTCGCGCGACCAGGCGCTTTGTGTTGGAGTGGATTTTCGGTAGTGGAGCTCACGGGGCTTTAAAAATGATCATAAATAAATCCTTTTAAAAGTAAATTACATCATTCTTCAATGTTCATTATTGTTGCGACAGGCATGACGACAGGATTTTTTCGAGataaaaataccaatattgatTTTTAAATACTAGTATAAATCAGTACCATATAGTAcgttgcaagattcatatgaatgcaaaaatcggataagagtTTGAAAAACCAGTTTAGGTTTTTTcgattgaaaaaatcgaaaaaaacttgTGTGCAAAAAAACAGACGCATATTTAGCAATAATGTAAGAACTAGggcggtgaaacatgttaagctcAAGTGGGTTATTTTTCGTACAGGGGGAACaacccactattttgaagttTTCGAAACTTCTAATGGATATGATATTTATCTTTTGAAAGTGTTAGGtcgattttttataatatttcggtattttgttttgaaacaagATTGCGCATTTGGAGGTTAAATACGACATACAACTACTGTGGGATTGTTCGATCTGCTGACGTAGGACTACCCAGTTAGTTccaaatcatttcattgaaTACGAAAAAGAATCAATTTTCGATAGCAACGTGTCTCGCACAAaacgaacggcgcataaaacaaatgcatGAACAGTCCAGCCACATATGTGCAGAACACGTCGTTCAAAAAGTCCCGGAGCTGACcagagatgacgtttgtaatgtcaaactaacctccttttccgaaagtaccaaccttcagatgATATGTGTCAATTTTCACGTCAATCggtgcgacatcaactgttgcTACCGACATATGAATGACGTTACTTGTTCTTTGatgaaacaatgaaaataacgaattccgtgtaTTGATAATACATTGttttttaacactcctaataccaagcctaaaaaagttacgcgaagcaccaagcctcaaaaaaagttggaacggtaacttagagctatcatagctcagttgttacttgaccaatttcgataaatttttcaccctcgaattttgtgaagtttgtagattattttaagtatatcgttattggcaatcttttaggaaaaactaatgaaaatcggatttttcccgttccaagtttttttttcgagctcaaaacgtgccctatctgcattcatgcggcacctgcatcgcgaatcggatattgagaacttcaactttaccgagtcataattttgttgttagtcaaccgatcttcaaaatttgttcaccattggaaaggtaatacttccagaaataaaatgcactgaaaaaatcaaaaaatagggttatctacccaaagttataatgaaaaatgtagatagatgacctaagaaaagatgagactttttactatgatcgtaaatatctcgaaattcaaagcgatgacctat
This genomic window contains:
- the LOC131429551 gene encoding lipase 3-like, whose amino-acid sequence is MVNKLSSILVLAYVLAVRAEIADMNKFLKSTVEQHHYPAELHPVETSDGYRLTMVRIPAPGKPVLFLMHSFLSSSAEYTVLGTNVSLAFQAFDEGFDVWLANSRGNMFSRAHRTLDPSEQDFWRFSFHEVGIYDLPAMIDYALNATGKNKLHFVGHSQGAVSFLVMASTVPKYNAKIASAHLNAPVAFWSRNAIPYNVLDSEVIPAIELMEEVGFLEVGGRTQTNVVDYVRGALRKGYIGEELLLMGVWMLFGEDQDGLDRSKMDAILEIFPAGGSIRQVIHFTQTYRAKRFCQYDFGEKQNLAQYGSPNPPDYALENIGAPVALYYGLNDPMVVEEDLNELVAKLPNMILKYLHPNPKWNHIDFSFGQNGYGVHQKVLSLAKKYE